One region of Thiomonas intermedia genomic DNA includes:
- the mutY gene encoding A/G-specific adenine glycosylase, which produces MPTVPNTDQAAQPAETIQPLPDFADRLVRWQRHDGRHDLPWQVRDPYRVWLSEIMLQQTQVVTVLDYFARFTARFPTVQALAAAPEDEVLAAWSGLGYYRRARHLHRCAQIVVEAHGGAFPQTAESLATLPGIGPSTAAAIAAFCFDERAAILDGNVQRVLCRSHGIDDPVPSTATTRKLWSLARRLLPEAPDIAAYTQGLMDLGATLCKPRRPTCATCPFVEDCRARRSGDPQRLPVRQPTRKTRPERSTVMLWLRNPSGGLNWLEKRPQQGVWPGLWSLPQFDATEQALQFAARFGRVIGHQELATFRHAFTHFELTILPLRVDLQVQPGVSEPQGQWFDLGEATQLGLPAPVRSLLMRPMSATDAPPPSVLRG; this is translated from the coding sequence CTGCCCACCGTGCCCAATACCGACCAAGCGGCCCAGCCCGCCGAAACCATCCAGCCCCTGCCGGACTTCGCCGACAGATTGGTGCGCTGGCAGCGCCACGATGGCCGCCACGATCTGCCGTGGCAGGTGCGCGACCCCTACCGCGTGTGGCTCTCGGAAATCATGCTGCAGCAGACGCAGGTCGTCACGGTGCTGGACTACTTCGCGCGCTTCACCGCTCGGTTTCCCACGGTGCAGGCGCTGGCAGCGGCGCCCGAGGACGAGGTACTCGCCGCCTGGAGCGGGCTGGGCTATTACCGGCGCGCGCGCCATCTGCATCGCTGCGCGCAGATCGTGGTCGAAGCGCATGGCGGTGCGTTTCCGCAGACCGCAGAAAGCCTGGCGACGCTGCCGGGCATCGGCCCCTCCACGGCGGCGGCCATTGCCGCCTTCTGCTTCGACGAGCGCGCCGCCATACTCGACGGCAACGTCCAGCGGGTGCTCTGCCGCAGTCACGGCATCGACGACCCGGTGCCGTCCACGGCCACCACGCGCAAGCTCTGGTCACTCGCCCGCCGCCTTTTGCCCGAGGCGCCCGACATCGCCGCCTATACCCAGGGCTTGATGGATCTGGGCGCTACCTTGTGCAAGCCACGCCGACCCACCTGCGCCACCTGTCCCTTTGTCGAAGACTGCCGCGCACGCCGATCGGGTGACCCCCAGAGACTGCCCGTGCGTCAGCCCACCCGCAAGACCCGCCCCGAACGCAGCACCGTGATGCTCTGGCTGCGCAACCCTTCAGGCGGGCTCAACTGGCTGGAGAAACGGCCGCAGCAAGGGGTGTGGCCCGGGCTGTGGAGTCTGCCGCAGTTTGATGCCACCGAACAGGCGCTGCAGTTCGCCGCGCGGTTCGGACGGGTCATCGGACATCAGGAACTGGCGACGTTTCGCCACGCGTTCACCCATTTCGAGCTGACCATTCTCCCCCTGCGGGTCGATCTGCAGGTCCAGCCCGGCGTCTCGGAGCCGCAAGGTCAGTGGTTCGACCTTGGTGAAGCCACACAACTGGGCCTGCCTGCGCCGGTGCGCAGCCTGCTGATGCGGCCGATGTCGGCGACAGACGCTCCGCCTCCTTCCGTGCTGCGGGGATGA
- a CDS encoding DUF429 domain-containing protein, whose translation MNRTRHDVLLHGVDFSSAPSRRKPIVIAHGRLAVQQPGVVVLQDFTQLETLDAFSQWLNTPGPWIGAFDLPFGLPRELVDALRWPGHRGDETPLPWERLIMHLRHQSRAQLRAIFREFCAARPAGAKFAHRACDRPAGSSPSMKWVNPPVAWMLHAAAPLLLDANVTLPGLHAGDSERVAFEAYPGHAARAVLGRRSYKSDDRAKQTTERESARDLLLATLESGHHPLGLRLRCTGEQRQQMRLDPQGDALDAALCLMQAAWACLRRHEGYGLPDVIDPVEGWIVSVLPQP comes from the coding sequence ATGAACCGCACGCGCCACGACGTCTTGCTCCACGGCGTCGATTTCAGCAGTGCGCCCAGCCGCCGCAAACCCATCGTGATCGCGCATGGCCGACTGGCCGTGCAGCAGCCGGGCGTCGTGGTCCTCCAAGATTTCACCCAACTCGAGACGCTCGACGCGTTCAGTCAATGGCTGAACACGCCCGGCCCGTGGATCGGCGCCTTCGATCTGCCCTTCGGTCTGCCGCGTGAACTGGTCGATGCCCTGCGCTGGCCCGGCCATCGTGGCGACGAGACCCCGCTGCCCTGGGAACGTCTGATCATGCATTTGCGCCATCAGAGCCGGGCGCAGCTGCGCGCGATCTTTCGTGAGTTTTGCGCCGCCCGCCCCGCGGGCGCGAAGTTCGCCCACCGCGCCTGCGACCGGCCCGCGGGATCTTCGCCGTCGATGAAATGGGTGAACCCCCCGGTGGCCTGGATGCTGCACGCCGCCGCGCCCCTGCTGCTCGATGCCAACGTGACCTTGCCCGGTCTGCACGCGGGCGACTCTGAGCGCGTGGCGTTCGAGGCCTATCCGGGTCACGCCGCCCGTGCCGTGCTGGGCCGACGCAGCTACAAGAGCGATGACCGTGCCAAGCAAACCACCGAGCGGGAAAGCGCGCGCGATCTGCTGTTGGCGACTTTGGAGTCCGGCCATCATCCTCTGGGCCTCCGCCTACGGTGCACCGGCGAACAACGGCAACAGATGCGGCTCGACCCTCAAGGCGATGCGCTGGACGCTGCGCTGTGTCTGATGCAGGCAGCCTGGGCCTGCCTCAGACGACACGAAGGCTATGGACTGCCCGACGTCATCGACCCCGTCGAAGGGTGGATCGTGAGCGTGCTGCCGCAGCCTTGA
- a CDS encoding PilT/PilU family type 4a pilus ATPase produces MDRDQASKFINDLLKLMISRGGSDLFLTADFPPAIKVDGAVSKLSSQALSSQHTLALARSIMNDKQSAEFERTKECNFAISPAGLTRFRCNAFIQQGKVGIVLRQIPQELPSIDGLELPPVLKTLAMHKRGLIIFVGATGSGKSTSMAAMLDFRNENSYGHIITVEDPIEFVHPHKNCIVTQREVGLDTDTWEAALKNTLRQAPDVILMGEIRDRETMEHAVVFSETGHLVLATLHANNANQALDRIINFFPEERRSQLLMDLSLNLRALVSQRLVPLQTGKGRVAAVEILINSPLIADQIFEGKLTEIKDVMRRSRELGMQTFDQSLFDLFDAEKIGYEDALRNADSVNDLRLRIKLDSKRARNADIGSDTGHLAIV; encoded by the coding sequence ATGGATCGTGATCAGGCTTCCAAATTCATCAACGATCTGCTCAAGCTGATGATCAGCCGCGGCGGCTCGGACCTGTTCCTCACCGCCGATTTTCCGCCGGCGATCAAGGTCGATGGGGCCGTTTCCAAGCTGTCGTCGCAGGCGCTCAGCAGCCAGCACACGCTGGCGCTGGCGCGCTCGATCATGAACGACAAGCAGTCGGCCGAATTCGAGCGCACCAAAGAGTGCAATTTCGCCATCTCGCCTGCCGGGCTCACCCGCTTTCGCTGCAATGCCTTCATCCAGCAGGGCAAAGTGGGCATCGTGCTGCGGCAGATCCCCCAGGAGCTGCCTTCCATCGACGGCCTGGAATTGCCGCCGGTGCTCAAGACGCTGGCCATGCACAAGCGCGGACTCATCATCTTTGTCGGCGCCACGGGCTCGGGCAAATCGACCTCGATGGCCGCGATGCTCGATTTCCGCAACGAAAATTCCTACGGCCACATCATCACGGTGGAAGACCCGATCGAGTTCGTGCATCCGCACAAGAACTGCATCGTGACCCAGCGCGAGGTGGGGCTCGATACCGACACCTGGGAGGCGGCGCTCAAGAACACCCTGCGGCAGGCGCCCGATGTCATTCTGATGGGCGAGATCCGCGACCGCGAGACCATGGAGCATGCCGTGGTGTTCTCCGAGACCGGCCACCTGGTGCTGGCCACGCTGCACGCCAACAATGCCAACCAGGCGCTCGATCGCATCATCAATTTCTTCCCTGAAGAGCGGCGATCGCAACTCCTGATGGACTTGTCGCTCAATCTGCGCGCGCTGGTGTCGCAGCGGCTGGTGCCGCTGCAGACGGGCAAGGGGCGCGTGGCTGCCGTCGAGATCCTGATCAATTCGCCCTTGATTGCCGATCAGATCTTCGAAGGCAAGCTCACCGAGATCAAGGACGTGATGCGGCGCTCGCGCGAACTGGGCATGCAGACCTTCGACCAGTCGTTGTTCGACCTGTTCGATGCCGAGAAAATCGGCTACGAAGATGCGCTGCGCAACGCCGATTCGGTCAACGATCTGCGTCTGCGCATCAAGCTCGACAGCAAACGGGCCCGCAACGCCGATATCGGCAGCGACACCGGGCATCTGGCCATCGTCTGA
- a CDS encoding cyclic nucleotide-binding domain-containing protein gives MKLFDKLRAGSRKDGVDDAPESQFFTTGFHDAEVSSLDSVVDWSQRSAEIGATKLSRSTGGQRLFELWQQDKYMAGLTSADLERCVKYFHFYTVKANADLIAQGETGSFMVVLLRGAVAVDRMQPWGDRLRLTEVRAGSLLGEMSLVDAAPRWSYCTTLTDSEIAVLEASDLDRMIAQDPAAACRLIGSLARRLSLRLRKLSARVAATSPGG, from the coding sequence ATGAAACTATTCGACAAGCTCCGAGCCGGTTCGCGCAAAGACGGGGTGGACGACGCGCCCGAATCCCAGTTCTTCACCACCGGCTTCCACGACGCGGAAGTCTCCAGTCTGGACAGCGTGGTCGACTGGTCGCAGCGCTCGGCGGAGATTGGCGCCACCAAACTGTCGCGCAGCACCGGCGGTCAGCGGCTGTTCGAACTCTGGCAGCAGGACAAGTACATGGCTGGCCTCACGTCCGCCGACCTGGAGCGTTGCGTGAAGTACTTTCACTTCTATACCGTCAAGGCCAATGCCGATCTGATCGCGCAGGGTGAGACGGGCAGCTTCATGGTTGTCCTGCTGCGCGGGGCGGTCGCGGTCGATCGCATGCAGCCCTGGGGCGACCGGCTGCGCCTGACCGAAGTGCGCGCCGGCAGTCTGCTGGGCGAGATGTCGCTGGTCGATGCGGCGCCGCGCTGGTCTTACTGCACCACGCTGACCGACAGCGAGATCGCCGTGCTCGAAGCCAGCGATCTCGACCGCATGATCGCGCAGGATCCGGCAGCGGCCTGCCGTCTCATCGGCTCGCTGGCGCGCCGTTTGTCGCTGCGGCTGCGCAAGCTCAGCGCGCGCGTTGCCGCAACGTCGCCAGGCGGCTGA
- a CDS encoding type IV pilus twitching motility protein PilT, with protein MDITQLLAFSVKNDASDLHLSAGLPPMIRVHGDVRRINVEPLDHKAVHAMVYDIMSDSQRKHYEEFLEVDFSFEVPQLARFRVNAFNQARGAGAVFRTIPSKVLTLDDLNAPKIFADLALKPRGLVLVTGPTGSGKSTTLAAMINHYNETEYGHILTIEDPIEFVHQSRKALINQREVGPHTLSFSNALRSALREDPDAILVGEMRDLETIRLALTASETGHLVFATLHTSSAPKTIDRIVDVFPAEEKEMVRAMLSEALIGVISQTLCKKKDGSGRVAAHEIMIGTPAIRNLIRENKIAQMYSMIQTSQSYGMQTLDQNLADLVKRNVISATEARTKAKQPENFPGA; from the coding sequence TTGGACATTACCCAACTTCTCGCTTTCAGCGTCAAGAACGACGCATCCGATCTGCATCTGTCCGCCGGCCTGCCGCCCATGATCCGCGTGCACGGCGACGTGCGGCGCATCAACGTCGAGCCGCTCGATCACAAGGCGGTGCATGCCATGGTGTACGACATCATGAGCGATTCGCAGCGCAAGCATTACGAGGAGTTCCTCGAGGTCGATTTCTCCTTCGAAGTGCCGCAGCTGGCGCGTTTCCGGGTCAATGCCTTCAACCAGGCGCGCGGCGCCGGCGCGGTGTTCCGCACCATTCCGAGCAAGGTGCTCACGCTCGACGATCTCAACGCGCCGAAGATCTTCGCCGATCTCGCACTCAAGCCGAGGGGTCTGGTGCTGGTCACCGGGCCCACGGGTTCGGGCAAGTCGACCACCCTGGCGGCGATGATCAATCACTACAACGAGACCGAGTACGGCCACATTCTCACCATTGAAGACCCCATCGAGTTCGTGCACCAGTCCCGCAAGGCGCTGATCAATCAGCGCGAGGTCGGGCCGCACACCCTGAGTTTTTCCAACGCCCTGCGCTCGGCGCTGCGCGAAGACCCGGACGCGATTCTGGTGGGCGAAATGCGCGATCTCGAAACCATCCGGCTGGCGCTGACCGCGTCTGAAACCGGCCACCTGGTGTTCGCCACCCTGCATACCTCTTCCGCGCCCAAGACCATCGACCGTATCGTCGACGTGTTCCCGGCCGAAGAAAAGGAAATGGTGCGCGCCATGCTGTCGGAAGCCCTGATCGGCGTGATTTCGCAGACGCTGTGCAAGAAAAAGGACGGTTCCGGACGGGTGGCCGCGCATGAAATCATGATCGGCACGCCAGCCATCCGCAATCTGATCCGCGAAAACAAGATCGCGCAGATGTATTCCATGATCCAGACGAGCCAGTCCTACGGCATGCAGACGCTCGACCAGAACCTGGCCGATCTGGTCAAGCGCAACGTGATCTCCGCCACCGAGGCGCGCACCAAGGCCAAGCAGCCCGAGAATTTCCCCGGAGCCTGA
- a CDS encoding YggS family pyridoxal phosphate-dependent enzyme, protein MSLEHSLASVRQRIEQAAKSAGRDPRSVTLLAVSKTFPAHDVAHAASLGQIDFGENYVQEAMDKIAALRPDWPALQWHFIGPLQSNKTRDVAAHFDWVHSIDRLKLAQRLNDQRPADRPPLQVCIQVNVDDEATKSGVRVEDAGALAAAVAALPRLRLRGLMCIPEARTGTSAQREPFARLRLLRDAMAAEHGLALDTLSMGMSADLEAAILEGATLVRVGSAIFGARSPRSP, encoded by the coding sequence ATGTCGCTCGAACACTCTCTGGCCTCGGTGCGCCAGCGCATCGAACAGGCCGCCAAGTCCGCCGGACGCGACCCGCGGTCCGTCACCCTGCTGGCCGTGTCCAAGACCTTTCCCGCGCACGACGTCGCCCATGCCGCATCGCTCGGACAGATCGATTTCGGCGAAAACTATGTGCAGGAAGCGATGGACAAGATCGCCGCGCTGCGCCCGGACTGGCCCGCCCTGCAGTGGCACTTCATCGGCCCCCTGCAGAGCAACAAGACCCGAGACGTCGCCGCACATTTCGACTGGGTGCACAGCATCGACCGGCTGAAACTGGCCCAGCGACTGAACGATCAGCGACCGGCAGATCGGCCGCCCCTGCAGGTCTGCATCCAGGTCAACGTGGACGACGAAGCCACCAAGAGCGGCGTGCGCGTGGAAGACGCCGGGGCTCTGGCGGCGGCGGTGGCTGCCCTGCCCAGGCTGCGCCTGCGCGGCCTCATGTGCATTCCCGAGGCGAGAACCGGGACCAGCGCCCAGCGCGAGCCATTCGCGCGGCTGCGCCTGCTGCGCGACGCCATGGCCGCCGAACACGGACTGGCGCTCGACACCCTGTCCATGGGCATGAGCGCCGATCTCGAAGCCGCGATCCTGGAAGGCGCCACCCTCGTCCGGGTGGGATCGGCTATTTTTGGGGCGCGCAGCCCGCGCTCGCCCTGA
- a CDS encoding acylphosphatase: protein MIARRAWVSGRVQDVSFRALTRMQAERLGLRGHALNLPDGRGEGLVCGEAQTIEALLRWPHTGSPAARVEAVHVEPADPADCPTAFAHCDYHRSG, encoded by the coding sequence ATGATCGCGCGGCGAGCGTGGGTGAGCGGCCGGGTGCAGGACGTGTCCTTCCGCGCCTTGACCCGCATGCAGGCCGAAAGGCTCGGGCTGCGCGGCCATGCGCTGAACCTGCCCGATGGCCGGGGGGAAGGGCTCGTCTGCGGCGAGGCGCAGACCATCGAAGCCCTGCTGCGCTGGCCGCACACCGGCTCGCCTGCCGCGCGGGTCGAGGCCGTGCACGTCGAACCAGCAGACCCAGCCGACTGCCCGACGGCTTTCGCACACTGTGACTACCACAGATCGGGATAA
- a CDS encoding flavodoxin family protein — translation MSKVIVVYHSGYGHTRRVAQHVAQGAQADLMEIDAEGNLPPDGLDRLNAADAIIFGAPTYMGSPSWQFKKFADATSKAWFTRSWQDKVFGGFTNSASLNGDKQVSLIAMQTLASQHGGVWVSLGLLPSNSKAATRNDPNNLGGSVGLLVQSPSDASVDEIPQGDLDTASRYGQRVAGVAAKLHAA, via the coding sequence ATGAGCAAAGTCATCGTTGTCTATCACTCCGGCTACGGCCACACCCGCCGCGTGGCGCAGCATGTGGCGCAAGGCGCTCAGGCCGATCTGATGGAAATCGACGCCGAAGGCAATCTGCCGCCCGACGGACTGGACCGCCTGAACGCGGCCGACGCCATCATCTTCGGCGCGCCCACCTATATGGGCAGCCCGAGCTGGCAGTTCAAGAAATTCGCCGATGCCACCTCCAAGGCCTGGTTCACCCGGTCCTGGCAGGACAAGGTGTTCGGCGGCTTCACCAACAGCGCCAGCCTCAACGGCGACAAACAGGTCTCGCTGATCGCCATGCAGACGCTGGCTTCGCAACACGGAGGCGTCTGGGTGAGCCTGGGCCTGCTACCGAGCAACAGCAAGGCCGCCACGCGCAACGATCCCAACAACCTCGGGGGCTCGGTCGGGCTGCTGGTGCAGTCGCCCTCGGATGCCAGCGTCGATGAAATCCCCCAGGGCGATCTCGACACCGCCAGCCGCTACGGCCAGCGCGTGGCGGGCGTGGCGGCCAAGCTCCACGCGGCCTGA
- a CDS encoding 3-deoxy-7-phosphoheptulonate synthase — protein sequence MSTRIADLHIAREALLPTPNELRAEVPVSEAQAQAISGWRQTVRDIVRGDDDRLMVVVGPCSIHDTAAAIDYARRLHDVVARFDDALFLVMRVYFEKPRTRLGWKGMIYDPDLDGRGDLHQGLLKARSLLVACAQLGIPAASEILDLVTPQYYAELLTWGAIGARTTESPLHRQMASALSAPLGFKNPTSGKLQTAVDAIVVAAQSHRFPSISLDGRAMVITTTGNADCHLILRGGDAGPNFDAASVEAAVAALQAADLPGRVMIDCSHANSQSDYRLQPQVAAEIAAQIAAGSRRIHGVMLESHLVEGKQALTADLSALRYGQSITDGCIGWEPTVAVLGQLADAVRAGRDLRR from the coding sequence ATGTCGACGCGTATCGCCGATCTTCACATTGCGCGGGAAGCGCTGTTGCCCACGCCGAACGAATTGCGGGCCGAAGTGCCCGTCAGCGAAGCCCAGGCCCAGGCCATCTCGGGTTGGCGTCAGACCGTGCGCGACATCGTGCGGGGTGATGACGACCGGCTGATGGTCGTTGTCGGGCCTTGCTCCATCCACGACACCGCGGCGGCCATTGACTATGCGCGCCGCCTGCACGACGTGGTGGCCCGCTTCGACGATGCCTTGTTTCTGGTGATGCGGGTGTATTTCGAGAAGCCCCGCACCCGTCTGGGCTGGAAGGGCATGATCTACGACCCCGATCTGGACGGCCGCGGCGACCTTCACCAGGGCTTGCTCAAGGCAAGAAGCCTGCTGGTGGCTTGTGCGCAGCTGGGCATTCCCGCGGCTTCGGAAATTCTCGATCTGGTCACCCCGCAGTACTACGCGGAACTGCTGACTTGGGGCGCCATCGGTGCGCGCACCACCGAAAGCCCGCTGCATCGGCAGATGGCCTCGGCGCTGTCGGCCCCGCTGGGGTTCAAGAACCCGACCAGCGGCAAGCTGCAGACGGCGGTGGACGCCATCGTGGTGGCGGCGCAATCTCACCGCTTTCCCTCGATCTCGCTGGACGGTCGGGCCATGGTGATCACCACGACGGGCAATGCCGATTGCCACCTCATCCTGCGGGGTGGCGATGCGGGGCCGAATTTCGATGCCGCCAGCGTGGAGGCGGCCGTGGCTGCGCTACAGGCGGCCGATCTGCCAGGCCGGGTGATGATCGACTGCAGCCATGCCAACAGCCAGAGCGACTATCGGCTTCAGCCGCAGGTGGCGGCAGAGATCGCGGCGCAGATCGCCGCGGGCAGCCGCCGCATTCACGGCGTCATGCTCGAGAGCCATCTGGTCGAGGGCAAGCAGGCGCTCACGGCAGATTTGTCGGCGCTGCGGTATGGGCAGAGCATCACCGACGGCTGCATCGGCTGGGAGCCCACGGTGGCCGTCCTTGGCCAACTGGCCGACGCCGTGCGAGCGGGCCGGGACTTGCGACGCTGA
- a CDS encoding thioredoxin produces the protein MEPLLVACLCAQWCGICRDWRAGFDALAAQLPPEIVVRWVWIDVEDRADALGDYEPPSFPVLAVQRGGDLLYCTPLPQQPALWLRVLTELARADETSALQLARQTADVGLPDLRGLQSP, from the coding sequence ATGGAGCCTTTGCTCGTCGCTTGCCTGTGCGCCCAGTGGTGCGGCATCTGCCGCGACTGGCGTGCGGGTTTCGACGCGCTGGCGGCACAACTGCCGCCCGAGATCGTGGTGCGCTGGGTCTGGATCGATGTCGAGGATCGCGCCGATGCGCTCGGCGACTACGAGCCGCCCAGCTTTCCGGTTCTGGCGGTGCAGCGGGGTGGCGACCTGCTCTACTGCACGCCGCTGCCGCAGCAGCCTGCGCTCTGGCTGCGGGTGTTGACCGAACTGGCGCGCGCCGACGAAACATCGGCCCTGCAACTCGCGCGCCAAACGGCTGATGTCGGGCTGCCCGATCTGCGCGGGCTTCAGAGCCCGTGA
- the ettA gene encoding energy-dependent translational throttle protein EttA — protein MAQYVFTMNRVGKIVPPKRQILKDISLSFFPGAKIGVLGLNGSGKSTLLKIMAGVDTDIEGEAVPMTGLRIGYLPQEPQLDPAQTVREAVEEGLGGVLAAKKRLEEVYAEYAEPDADFDKLAEEQAQLEAIISAGEGDNTDLQMEVAADALRLPSWEALVGPLSGGEKRRVALCRLLLSKPDMLLLDEPTNHLDAESVDWLEQFLHRFPGTVVAVTHDRYFLDNAAEWILELDRGSGIPFKGNYSNWLEQKEARLEQESRSEASHLKTMKQELEWVRQNPKGRQAKSKARMARFEELSSIEYQKRNETNEIFIPVADRLGNEVIEFKSVRKAHGERLLIDDLSFKLPPGAIVGVIGPNGAGKSTLFRMIAGKDKPDAGEITVGPTVKLVYEDQSREALPDDKTVWEAVSDGLDILNVGKFQVPSRAYCGRFNFKGGDQQKIVGNLSGGERGRLHLAKTLISGGNVLLLDEPSNDLDVETLRALEDALLEFAGCIMVSSHDRWFLDRIATHILAAEGDSQWTFFSGNYQEYEADKKRRLGEEGARPHRLRFKALR, from the coding sequence ATGGCTCAATACGTTTTCACCATGAACCGGGTCGGCAAGATCGTCCCGCCCAAGCGGCAGATCCTCAAGGACATCTCGCTGTCATTCTTTCCCGGCGCCAAGATCGGCGTGCTCGGTCTGAACGGTTCGGGCAAGTCCACGCTGCTCAAGATCATGGCCGGAGTGGATACCGACATCGAAGGCGAAGCCGTGCCGATGACGGGGCTGCGCATCGGCTATCTGCCGCAGGAGCCCCAGCTCGACCCCGCCCAGACGGTGCGCGAGGCGGTGGAAGAAGGCCTAGGCGGCGTGCTGGCGGCGAAAAAGCGCCTGGAGGAGGTTTACGCCGAGTACGCCGAACCCGATGCCGACTTCGACAAGCTGGCCGAGGAACAGGCGCAGCTCGAAGCCATCATCTCGGCGGGCGAGGGCGACAACACCGACCTGCAGATGGAAGTGGCCGCTGATGCGCTGCGCCTGCCGTCCTGGGAGGCGCTTGTCGGGCCGCTGTCGGGCGGTGAAAAGCGCCGCGTGGCGCTGTGCCGCCTGTTGCTCTCCAAGCCCGACATGCTGCTGCTCGATGAGCCGACCAACCACCTCGACGCCGAAAGCGTGGACTGGCTGGAGCAGTTCCTGCACCGCTTTCCCGGCACCGTGGTGGCCGTCACCCACGACCGCTATTTCCTCGACAACGCGGCCGAGTGGATTCTCGAACTCGATCGCGGCTCGGGCATTCCGTTCAAGGGCAACTACAGCAACTGGCTGGAGCAGAAGGAAGCGCGGCTGGAGCAGGAGTCGCGCAGTGAGGCGTCTCACCTCAAGACCATGAAGCAGGAGCTCGAATGGGTGCGGCAGAACCCCAAGGGCCGCCAGGCCAAGAGCAAGGCGCGCATGGCCCGGTTCGAAGAGCTGTCGAGCATCGAGTACCAGAAGCGCAACGAGACCAACGAGATTTTCATTCCCGTGGCCGATCGCCTGGGCAATGAGGTCATCGAGTTCAAGAGCGTGCGCAAGGCACATGGCGAGCGTTTGTTGATCGACGACCTGAGCTTCAAGCTGCCGCCGGGCGCCATCGTCGGCGTCATCGGCCCCAACGGCGCGGGCAAGTCCACGCTGTTCCGCATGATTGCGGGCAAGGACAAGCCCGATGCCGGCGAGATCACCGTCGGACCCACGGTCAAGCTGGTGTACGAAGACCAGAGCCGCGAGGCCCTGCCCGACGACAAGACGGTATGGGAGGCCGTGTCCGACGGACTCGACATTCTCAACGTGGGCAAGTTCCAGGTGCCTTCGCGCGCCTATTGCGGGCGGTTCAATTTCAAGGGCGGCGATCAGCAGAAGATCGTCGGCAATCTCTCCGGCGGGGAGCGCGGGCGGCTGCATCTGGCCAAGACGCTGATTTCGGGCGGCAATGTGCTGCTGCTCGACGAGCCTTCCAACGACCTCGATGTCGAAACCCTGCGCGCGCTCGAAGACGCGCTGCTGGAGTTCGCGGGCTGCATCATGGTGTCGAGCCACGACCGCTGGTTCCTCGACCGCATCGCCACCCACATTCTCGCCGCCGAGGGCGATTCGCAGTGGACCTTCTTTTCGGGCAACTACCAGGAATACGAGGCCGACAAGAAGCGCCGTCTGGGCGAGGAGGGCGCGCGGCCGCACCGTCTGCGCTTCAAGGCGTTGCGCTGA